The proteins below are encoded in one region of Paenibacillus sp. YYML68:
- a CDS encoding cytochrome ubiquinol oxidase subunit I, producing MDTVMLARSLFGSSMAFHIIFATLGVGIPLMIVVAEILFHVKKDPDYSTMAKRWTRGFAIILGVAIPSGTIVGVMLGLLWPGFMEYVGQVIALPFQVEIWAFFLEALFMSIYVYAADRLPPTMRIVSVIFVAIGASASAVLITDAHAWMNTPRGFNVINGQITDVDPWAAVFNPSVWTTSVHVLSSAYMTGAFAIASVAAYKLLRKGKSEREYAYHRKSMFIALLIGGIMSVGTAVNGHSTAQMLHHYQPEKLAGAEGLFETQAYAPLAIFGRVDPVTQEIHGGIEIPWALSFLATNRFDGVVKGLNEFPRDEWPPLYIHTLFNIMVGIGTLLILMAFAPLAYRLLLKRPYPRWTLLALIATGPLSMIGIETGWIFSCTGRQPWTIYHVQRTTEAATKSENLGMLFVLFLSVYVFLLVVTIAVMRYYFKRHPVAPELASTGGH from the coding sequence ATGGATACGGTAATGCTGGCCCGATCGTTGTTTGGGTCGTCGATGGCGTTTCACATCATCTTTGCTACACTAGGGGTCGGCATTCCACTCATGATTGTTGTGGCCGAAATTTTGTTCCATGTGAAGAAGGACCCCGACTACTCAACAATGGCTAAGCGCTGGACTCGAGGCTTTGCGATCATACTTGGCGTCGCCATCCCCTCGGGGACGATCGTAGGCGTCATGCTAGGGCTGTTGTGGCCCGGCTTCATGGAATATGTCGGTCAAGTTATAGCACTCCCATTTCAGGTGGAGATATGGGCGTTCTTCCTTGAAGCGCTGTTCATGTCGATCTATGTCTATGCGGCAGACCGCCTCCCCCCTACGATGCGAATTGTCAGCGTCATATTCGTCGCCATCGGAGCGAGCGCCTCGGCCGTTCTTATTACAGACGCTCACGCATGGATGAATACACCGAGAGGCTTCAATGTGATCAATGGTCAAATAACGGATGTCGATCCTTGGGCAGCCGTCTTCAATCCAAGTGTATGGACGACTTCTGTACATGTGCTGAGCTCCGCCTACATGACGGGCGCATTCGCCATCGCCTCCGTTGCTGCCTACAAGCTTCTGCGTAAGGGAAAGTCCGAGAGGGAATACGCCTATCATCGAAAAAGCATGTTCATCGCCCTTCTCATCGGCGGTATTATGTCGGTCGGCACAGCAGTCAACGGCCACTCTACAGCTCAAATGCTGCATCATTACCAGCCCGAGAAGCTGGCCGGCGCAGAAGGACTGTTCGAGACACAGGCTTATGCTCCGCTTGCGATATTCGGAAGAGTCGATCCGGTTACACAAGAGATCCATGGTGGAATTGAAATTCCGTGGGCACTCAGCTTTCTGGCAACGAACCGTTTCGACGGCGTCGTGAAGGGCTTGAACGAGTTTCCACGCGATGAATGGCCGCCACTCTATATCCATACCCTGTTCAACATCATGGTCGGAATCGGCACGCTGCTCATTCTGATGGCATTCGCCCCACTCGCCTACCGGCTTCTGTTGAAGCGACCGTACCCTCGCTGGACGCTGCTCGCGCTCATCGCGACCGGACCGCTATCGATGATTGGCATCGAGACAGGCTGGATATTCAGTTGTACAGGACGTCAGCCGTGGACGATCTATCACGTGCAGCGAACGACAGAAGCAGCGACGAAGTCAGAGAACCTTGGGATGCTGTTCGTGCTCTTTCTTTCGGTGTACGTATTTTTACTCGTCGTCACCATAGCCGTCATGCGCTACTATTTCAAGCGCCATCCGGTCGCACCGGAGCTGGCATCGACGGGAGGACACTAG
- a CDS encoding triacylglycerol lipase: protein MKKLSSLFLFVLVALLILAVPAQAGVLNPTTGGTPGSWTKGANPSTIDPKKPVVLFVHGLNGSAGSWYDTSDMYQTALNNGYQTAFINLHDVTGTSQSMWTNGKLLADKIQEISTSFGGKKLVIVAHSKGGVDSQTALVHYNAYPYVSNVITLGSPHHGSQLADLAYSSEASWLADLLGSLSPGVYAMQTSYMSYFRSVTNNHANVNKNKFYTIAGNNYTSGSLSEFFGGLYLSSYGSNDGVVTVNNAYLPNGTMLKVGNWTHSQVKTSATFSTFKPYLVMATAAKEDSKLVEIAASKDKQAHHAAEPVASQSYMKGGQINGQAEEVFYVENDVDAIKLDWISSHPMDSLTFTGPNGKVEKAQVTTAQDDQMLKGAWHHTATIAKPKAGEWKVSANSGQAGAYLFTVGFETKGKSGIKAAEEQGGKKLKLQGEGLKSEKTKVSYRVDYVSEQEGKKEGKQSKKQLKKQENADIQELNIPTTEGSGVYSVTAEIEGETTEGFKYKRTLVKSVYVDEQGNTYTP, encoded by the coding sequence TTGAAGAAATTGTCGTCGCTATTCCTGTTCGTTCTCGTCGCTCTTCTCATCCTAGCTGTACCGGCTCAGGCGGGTGTGCTTAATCCGACCACGGGCGGCACACCGGGATCTTGGACGAAGGGAGCAAATCCTTCCACGATCGATCCGAAGAAGCCTGTAGTCCTATTTGTGCACGGTCTGAATGGCAGTGCAGGGTCCTGGTATGACACAAGCGATATGTACCAGACGGCGTTGAACAACGGCTACCAGACTGCGTTCATCAATCTGCATGACGTGACAGGCACAAGCCAGAGCATGTGGACTAACGGCAAGCTGCTTGCTGACAAGATCCAGGAAATCAGCACAAGCTTCGGTGGTAAGAAGCTGGTCATCGTCGCTCATAGTAAAGGCGGTGTTGACTCCCAGACGGCACTTGTGCACTACAATGCGTATCCGTATGTATCGAACGTCATCACACTCGGCAGCCCGCATCACGGCTCCCAGCTGGCGGATCTTGCCTACAGCAGTGAAGCAAGCTGGCTGGCGGACCTGCTCGGCTCCTTGAGTCCGGGAGTGTATGCGATGCAAACGTCGTACATGTCGTATTTCCGTTCGGTCACGAACAATCATGCCAATGTGAATAAGAACAAGTTCTACACGATTGCCGGCAACAACTACACGTCTGGCAGCTTGTCCGAGTTCTTCGGCGGGTTGTACTTGTCGAGCTACGGCTCGAATGATGGTGTTGTTACGGTGAACAATGCATATTTGCCTAACGGTACGATGCTGAAGGTCGGCAATTGGACGCATTCCCAGGTTAAGACTTCGGCAACGTTCAGCACGTTCAAGCCTTATCTGGTAATGGCTACAGCTGCGAAAGAAGACAGTAAGCTGGTTGAGATCGCAGCCTCGAAGGATAAGCAAGCTCATCACGCGGCTGAACCGGTAGCAAGCCAATCGTATATGAAGGGCGGACAGATCAACGGTCAAGCTGAGGAAGTGTTTTACGTCGAGAATGACGTCGATGCTATCAAGCTGGACTGGATCAGCAGTCATCCGATGGATTCCCTAACATTCACAGGACCGAACGGTAAAGTGGAGAAGGCACAAGTCACGACTGCTCAGGATGATCAAATGCTTAAGGGCGCATGGCACCATACAGCTACAATCGCGAAACCAAAGGCTGGTGAGTGGAAAGTATCGGCTAACAGTGGACAAGCTGGCGCATACTTGTTCACAGTTGGCTTCGAAACGAAGGGCAAGTCGGGTATCAAGGCTGCTGAGGAGCAAGGCGGCAAGAAGCTGAAGCTTCAAGGTGAAGGTCTGAAGTCCGAGAAGACGAAGGTGTCGTATCGTGTTGATTATGTAAGCGAGCAAGAAGGCAAGAAGGAAGGTAAGCAGTCGAAGAAGCAGCTGAAGAAGCAGGAGAATGCTGACATTCAAGAGCTGAACATTCCTACGACTGAAGGCAGCGGCGTCTACAGCGTAACAGCTGAGATCGAAGGCGAGACTACGGAAGGCTTCAAGTACAAGCGTACATTGGTTAAATCCGTATACGTAGATGAGCAAGGCAATACGTATACGCCTTAA
- the ectB gene encoding diaminobutyrate--2-oxoglutarate transaminase: protein MNVFEQFESNVRSYCRSFPVIFDHAKGDLLYSETGQPYIDFFAGAGALNYGHNNDYIKEKIVGYLNSDRIMHGLDMHTAAKRDFIDTFTRLILKPKGMEYKLQFCGPTGTNAVEAAFKLARKVKKRTGIFAFMGGFHGMSLGSLSATSSKSMRAGAAIPLDGVTFMPHPSGKFADMDCLTYMENILLDSHSGIEKPAAIILETVQAEGGIYAVDVEWLIRLRKLCTEHDILFIADDIQVGCGRTGPFFSFERAGIQPDLVTLSKSIGGYGLPMSLLLLKPELDIWGPGEHNGTFRGNQLAFVAAKAAIEFRQLSELEEQVKEKEAFVQHYLETEIKPLHPDITIRGLGLIWGIDVSAFADEEKAGRMTKLCFENGLIIERAGRNDTVLKIMPPLTISMKHLKDGCDIIRSSMQAVIAQHELVAH, encoded by the coding sequence ATGAACGTATTTGAACAATTTGAATCCAACGTGAGATCTTACTGCAGAAGCTTCCCGGTTATATTCGATCATGCGAAGGGGGATTTGTTATATTCTGAGACTGGTCAGCCGTATATTGACTTTTTTGCCGGTGCAGGCGCGCTCAATTACGGTCACAATAACGATTATATCAAAGAGAAGATTGTGGGTTACTTGAATTCCGATCGGATTATGCATGGATTGGACATGCATACCGCCGCCAAAAGAGATTTCATCGACACCTTCACGCGTCTAATCTTGAAGCCGAAGGGAATGGAGTACAAGCTTCAATTCTGCGGACCGACAGGTACGAACGCTGTTGAAGCGGCGTTCAAGCTGGCACGGAAAGTGAAGAAGCGGACAGGCATCTTCGCCTTCATGGGCGGCTTCCACGGCATGTCACTCGGTAGCTTGTCTGCGACTAGCAGCAAGTCGATGCGGGCGGGCGCGGCCATTCCTCTGGACGGTGTCACCTTCATGCCGCATCCGAGCGGCAAGTTCGCTGATATGGATTGTTTGACATACATGGAGAACATTCTGCTTGATTCCCATTCCGGTATTGAGAAGCCGGCTGCTATTATTCTTGAGACTGTGCAAGCAGAGGGCGGTATTTATGCGGTGGATGTAGAATGGCTCATTCGTCTGCGGAAGCTGTGCACCGAGCACGACATTCTATTCATCGCAGATGATATTCAAGTCGGCTGTGGCCGCACAGGTCCGTTCTTCTCCTTCGAGCGCGCAGGCATTCAGCCTGATCTTGTGACGCTGTCCAAGTCGATCGGAGGCTACGGTCTACCGATGTCGCTGCTCTTGCTGAAGCCTGAGCTCGATATTTGGGGACCGGGCGAGCATAATGGAACGTTCCGCGGCAACCAGCTGGCGTTCGTTGCGGCGAAGGCGGCGATTGAGTTCCGTCAGCTGTCCGAGCTGGAGGAGCAGGTGAAGGAGAAGGAAGCGTTCGTTCAACATTATCTCGAGACGGAGATTAAGCCTCTGCATCCTGACATTACGATTCGTGGACTCGGCCTCATCTGGGGCATAGACGTATCTGCATTCGCAGATGAGGAGAAGGCTGGCCGGATGACGAAGCTGTGCTTCGAGAACGGACTTATTATCGAGCGTGCAGGTCGTAACGATACCGTGCTGAAGATTATGCCGCCACTGACCATCAGTATGAAGCATCTGAAGGACGGCTGCGACATTATTCGCTCTAGTATGCAAGCAGTAATCGCTCAGCATGAGCTCGTAGCTCATTAA
- a CDS encoding thioesterase II family protein, protein MSDLKLMNAWVFNSIVNSRAELRLFCLPYAGGGASLYRDWQRMFPKYVDVCPIQLPGRENRGAEQPLSDLKQVVQVMAKAMKPLLDRPFILFGHSMGALLSYELAQELDRQYGVRPMHLFVSGSTAPHKRTPGKLMHKLPDDQFKAELRALNGTPEVLLQNDELMQILLPRIRADFSICETYQYEERPPLACPITVFGGAKDTGVNHTRLDSWKDRTTEAFELHMYDGDHFFIHEEYESMIDCIAGHITTFRTRPVGMV, encoded by the coding sequence GTGTCTGACTTGAAGCTGATGAACGCCTGGGTGTTCAACTCTATCGTGAATTCACGGGCGGAGCTGCGTCTCTTCTGCTTGCCTTATGCAGGCGGAGGGGCGTCTCTCTATCGCGATTGGCAGCGCATGTTTCCGAAATATGTGGACGTGTGTCCGATTCAATTACCCGGTCGGGAAAACAGGGGCGCGGAGCAACCGCTAAGCGATCTCAAACAGGTTGTTCAAGTGATGGCGAAGGCCATGAAGCCGCTTCTCGATCGTCCGTTCATCTTGTTCGGACATAGTATGGGCGCATTGCTCAGCTATGAGCTGGCTCAGGAGCTCGATAGACAATACGGTGTGAGACCGATGCATCTATTCGTATCAGGTAGTACCGCACCACATAAGCGGACACCTGGCAAGCTGATGCACAAGCTGCCTGACGATCAGTTCAAGGCGGAGCTGCGTGCGTTGAACGGTACGCCGGAGGTGCTGCTTCAGAACGATGAGCTGATGCAAATCTTGCTTCCGCGCATACGTGCCGATTTCTCCATCTGCGAGACGTATCAATATGAAGAGAGACCTCCTCTCGCTTGTCCGATTACCGTATTCGGCGGGGCGAAGGATACAGGTGTGAATCATACGCGCCTCGATAGCTGGAAGGATCGCACGACCGAAGCGTTCGAGCTGCATATGTATGATGGTGACCACTTCTTTATCCACGAGGAATACGAGTCCATGATCGATTGTATTGCAGGACATATTACAACGTTCCGGACGCGTCCGGTTGGAATGGTGTAA
- a CDS encoding DUF1294 domain-containing protein — MLALASYVLIMNVLGFIMMGVDKQKARRKNRRISEKRLFVIALALGAAGVWLGMQIWRHKTKHDSFIIGIPLLFVLNVLCIYVVLKQFYDPQL, encoded by the coding sequence ATGCTCGCATTGGCAAGTTATGTACTCATTATGAATGTACTGGGCTTCATCATGATGGGTGTAGATAAGCAGAAGGCACGTAGGAAAAATCGCCGTATCTCTGAGAAAAGATTATTTGTCATTGCCCTCGCATTAGGTGCGGCTGGTGTATGGCTAGGAATGCAAATATGGCGTCACAAAACGAAGCACGATTCTTTCATCATCGGTATTCCGCTTCTATTTGTGCTTAATGTGCTATGTATCTATGTAGTGCTAAAGCAGTTCTATGATCCGCAGCTGTAG
- a CDS encoding cytochrome d ubiquinol oxidase subunit II — protein MNDVTIAIAILWVFIFIYSILGSIDFGTGFWAMLFDRKNSDTNAAIIANRFLSPTWKVTNVFLVLLVVALVGFFPKAMYLVGTILVLPVCLALILLTIRSTFMVYAYAVKKYSRTLNIISGITGLLIPALLVSVLPVTLGGFVTIVDGVPHLELAKLFSSPTEYAHLGFGLTSELFLSALFLADYSREAEDEATYRIYRQLAIITGPATLGMAVLTTVTMAPEAAWIVSRFEEHTFWFALSAAAFTLGYSSLWWRKADGRIGFPRFAVVAVVIQYALASFAYGASHMPYMIYPELTIDEGFTNAVMFRSLLIGYALSTAVLAPVFYWFWKLFLKDKRYLRPE, from the coding sequence ATGAACGATGTGACGATCGCGATTGCCATCCTGTGGGTATTCATTTTCATCTATTCGATTCTCGGATCGATTGATTTTGGGACAGGCTTTTGGGCGATGCTTTTTGATCGGAAAAATTCAGACACCAACGCTGCGATCATCGCGAACCGTTTTTTGTCGCCGACCTGGAAGGTTACGAACGTTTTTCTGGTGCTTCTGGTCGTTGCCTTAGTCGGATTTTTCCCGAAGGCGATGTATTTGGTCGGTACGATTCTCGTATTGCCGGTCTGTCTCGCCCTGATCCTGCTTACGATCCGTAGCACATTCATGGTATACGCCTATGCGGTCAAAAAATATAGCCGCACGCTCAACATCATCTCCGGCATTACAGGGCTGTTGATCCCCGCGCTGCTCGTCAGTGTACTGCCCGTAACGCTTGGCGGCTTCGTTACCATCGTAGACGGAGTACCGCATCTGGAGCTTGCCAAGCTGTTCAGCTCACCGACCGAATACGCCCATCTTGGGTTCGGGTTGACATCCGAGCTATTCCTGTCCGCTCTCTTCCTCGCCGACTATTCACGAGAAGCGGAGGATGAGGCGACGTATCGCATATATCGTCAGCTGGCGATCATTACGGGTCCTGCTACGCTAGGGATGGCAGTACTTACGACTGTAACGATGGCACCCGAGGCGGCATGGATCGTGTCTCGGTTCGAGGAGCATACATTCTGGTTCGCACTATCAGCTGCAGCGTTCACGCTCGGCTACAGCTCCTTGTGGTGGCGTAAGGCGGATGGTCGCATCGGCTTCCCGCGCTTCGCCGTCGTGGCGGTCGTCATCCAGTATGCACTGGCTAGCTTTGCCTATGGCGCTTCACATATGCCATATATGATCTACCCCGAGCTGACCATTGACGAGGGCTTCACGAACGCTGTCATGTTCCGCTCACTGCTAATCGGCTACGCCCTAAGCACTGCGGTGCTCGCTCCTGTATTCTACTGGTTCTGGAAGCTGTTCCTGAAGGATAAGCGCTACCTACGACCAGAGTAG